A genomic region of Psychrobacter sp. M13 contains the following coding sequences:
- the aroB gene encoding 3-dehydroquinate synthase, translated as MSPNLVDDSLSVHTQSHDYPIVITAQNATAISDMAAQITPFISARQVLIVTNDTVAPLYLARLQAQLETQFTVAVCILPDGEQYKNQSSINKIYDVLMAQHFNRDVTLIALGGGVIGDMTGFAAASFMRGVNFIQIPTTLLSQVDSSVGGKTGINHRQGKNMIGAFWQPQMVLADMNTLQTLPARELSAGLAEVIKYALIMDIEFLSWLEDNLPAMMALDLEVLAIAVKRCCQYKADIVAQDERESGIRAILNFGHTFGHVIETHEGYGKWLHGEAVAAGMVQAAQLSHRLGWISDADVARVKRVLILANLPITPPPIALETALSLMGHDKKVKQGQIRLILLKSLGKAVLTTDFDNQLLTDVLSQQH; from the coding sequence ATGAGCCCCAATTTGGTTGATGATAGCTTAAGTGTACATACTCAAAGTCATGATTACCCGATAGTCATCACTGCGCAAAACGCTACGGCTATAAGCGACATGGCAGCGCAAATCACTCCTTTTATTAGCGCTAGGCAAGTATTGATCGTCACTAATGATACGGTAGCGCCACTATATCTAGCCAGACTGCAAGCACAGCTAGAGACTCAGTTTACAGTTGCAGTCTGTATTTTGCCTGATGGTGAGCAGTATAAGAATCAGTCCAGCATCAATAAAATATATGACGTGCTTATGGCGCAGCACTTCAATCGTGATGTAACCTTGATCGCACTCGGTGGTGGAGTGATCGGCGATATGACGGGTTTTGCAGCCGCCAGCTTTATGCGCGGGGTCAATTTTATCCAAATACCAACGACGCTGTTATCACAAGTAGATTCAAGCGTCGGTGGTAAAACAGGTATCAATCACCGCCAAGGCAAAAACATGATTGGTGCATTTTGGCAGCCGCAGATGGTGCTGGCAGATATGAATACTTTGCAAACTTTGCCAGCCCGCGAGCTCTCGGCAGGGCTAGCTGAGGTGATTAAGTACGCGCTTATTATGGATATTGAGTTTTTGAGCTGGCTTGAGGATAATCTGCCAGCGATGATGGCGCTAGATTTGGAAGTATTAGCTATAGCGGTAAAGCGCTGCTGCCAGTATAAAGCCGACATCGTGGCGCAAGATGAGCGCGAATCGGGGATAAGAGCCATATTGAACTTTGGTCATACCTTTGGTCATGTCATTGAGACCCATGAGGGCTATGGCAAGTGGTTACATGGTGAGGCGGTGGCAGCAGGTATGGTGCAAGCTGCTCAACTATCACATAGGCTTGGCTGGATAAGCGATGCAGATGTAGCACGCGTAAAGCGAGTATTGATCTTGGCCAATCTACCGATTACACCACCGCCTATAGCACTAGAGACTGCGCTTAGCCTGATGGGGCATGATAAAAAAGTCAAACAAGGACAAATCCGTCTTATTTTGTTAAAATCACTAGGTAAAGCGGTATTGACTACTGACTTCGATAATCAACTGCTTACTGACGTATTGTCGCAACAGCATTAA
- the pilQ gene encoding type IV pilus secretin PilQ: MTSRNTKVKSMSNRVSTSFAISTCSFVMPVLAVSMMAISSNIYAEPRINSVSVVQTAPTVTQLRLGFGEAPVLPAAYQLDDPSRLVLDFEQVQNGLASRFTDYNIGMVNEITTLNNDSTTRMIVGLKQTGNYTTVVSGNDLLLTITEPNQAVAIVDPIRTVIPVNTVTPVRGVDTLVTNPVVTPIIETSVEVVPSTPIIAGTTANNTQVRVNANTVPADTMIVRVNPLLDPRLAATQVAQQYSYDGLSALNFAAGGDGGGNISIALVNEAIPIDVQRQGNKLIVRMTGSTVPRNLLRRLNVNSGLVAGIDTKNQGQNGVITINMNGDYEYQAYQSGNQLNITISKPELLTEPTLEERVYTGEALSMEFQDVEIRSVLDILAQFTELNVVASDSVAGNITLRLINVPWDQALDIILKSKNLGKRENGNVILVAPATELAEQEAQELAAQQAVEAFSPLRTEYIRLSYARAEDVLTLISDGSGPSGNGGLGSTNNNSNSQDNNTLLSNRGTVTIDKRTNTLIIQDVADSIENIRKLIGKIDIPVRQVMIEARIVSATDTFSKEIGVSWGILSNGAANNRNLLVGGSQQTLADLKDFDIETTTVNGQTVSYPSYNISRPDNLNVDLGVSNPAGSIAFGLLGISDLMLDLELSALQADNRGEVISTPKILTADKQTAKVSSGTQIPYQEAAASGATTTSFREAALSLEATPNITPDGKIGLQLLITNGTPTIINNQVAISEDSISTNVIVEDGQTIVLGGVFKNRTNNEVTKVPFLGDLPYIGRAFRRDVRSNNKEELLIFITTRLVNDGISRLE, from the coding sequence ATGACATCACGCAATACTAAGGTAAAGAGCATGAGTAACCGCGTATCCACGAGCTTTGCGATCTCTACCTGTAGCTTTGTCATGCCAGTACTGGCAGTCAGCATGATGGCGATCAGCAGTAATATTTATGCTGAGCCGCGTATTAACAGCGTATCAGTGGTACAAACAGCGCCTACAGTGACTCAGTTACGTCTAGGCTTTGGCGAAGCGCCTGTTTTGCCAGCTGCTTATCAGTTGGATGATCCTAGTCGTTTAGTATTAGACTTTGAGCAAGTACAAAACGGTCTTGCCAGCCGCTTTACCGATTATAATATTGGCATGGTTAACGAGATTACAACGCTTAATAATGACAGTACCACAAGGATGATTGTGGGCCTAAAGCAAACCGGTAACTATACAACTGTCGTAAGTGGTAATGATTTATTGTTAACTATTACCGAGCCTAATCAAGCCGTAGCGATTGTAGATCCTATTAGGACTGTAATACCTGTGAATACGGTAACACCTGTCCGCGGAGTTGATACTCTAGTAACCAATCCTGTTGTCACCCCTATTATTGAGACTAGCGTTGAGGTCGTGCCTAGTACGCCTATTATTGCTGGCACTACTGCTAACAACACTCAAGTACGAGTCAATGCTAATACCGTACCCGCTGATACGATGATCGTGCGAGTCAACCCGTTACTAGACCCTAGGCTTGCCGCTACTCAAGTTGCCCAGCAGTACAGCTATGATGGTTTAAGCGCACTGAATTTTGCAGCAGGCGGTGATGGTGGTGGTAATATTAGTATTGCTTTAGTCAATGAAGCCATTCCTATCGATGTACAGCGTCAAGGTAATAAGCTGATCGTACGTATGACTGGTAGTACTGTCCCAAGAAATTTGCTACGACGTCTTAATGTCAATAGCGGTCTAGTGGCGGGTATTGATACCAAAAACCAAGGTCAAAATGGTGTTATCACTATTAATATGAATGGTGATTATGAGTATCAAGCTTATCAATCAGGTAACCAGCTTAATATAACAATTAGCAAACCTGAATTATTGACTGAGCCTACGCTTGAGGAGAGAGTCTATACTGGTGAAGCGCTATCTATGGAATTCCAAGATGTTGAGATTCGTAGTGTGCTCGATATCTTAGCGCAGTTTACGGAGTTGAACGTTGTCGCAAGTGACTCAGTCGCTGGCAATATTACTTTGCGTCTGATTAACGTACCTTGGGATCAGGCATTAGACATTATCCTCAAAAGTAAAAATTTAGGCAAGCGTGAAAACGGTAATGTGATCTTAGTCGCTCCTGCGACTGAGCTTGCAGAACAAGAAGCACAGGAGCTTGCAGCGCAACAAGCTGTCGAAGCCTTTTCACCACTGAGAACGGAATACATTCGTCTAAGCTATGCCCGCGCTGAGGATGTGCTAACGTTGATCTCTGATGGTAGTGGTCCCTCTGGTAATGGTGGCTTAGGTAGCACTAACAACAATTCAAATAGTCAGGATAATAATACGTTATTATCTAATCGTGGTACGGTAACGATTGATAAGCGTACCAATACTTTGATTATTCAAGATGTCGCCGATAGTATCGAAAACATTCGTAAACTCATAGGCAAGATCGACATTCCAGTACGTCAGGTGATGATTGAAGCCCGTATCGTTAGCGCTACAGACACCTTTAGTAAAGAGATTGGCGTAAGCTGGGGCATATTATCAAATGGTGCGGCTAATAACCGTAACTTGCTAGTTGGTGGCAGTCAGCAGACGCTTGCCGATCTTAAAGATTTCGATATTGAGACGACCACAGTTAATGGTCAAACGGTCTCTTATCCCTCTTATAACATCAGTCGTCCTGACAACTTAAACGTTGATCTAGGCGTCAGTAACCCTGCTGGTAGTATTGCTTTTGGTTTACTTGGTATCTCAGACTTGATGTTAGATCTTGAGCTCTCAGCCCTGCAAGCCGATAATCGCGGTGAAGTCATCTCAACACCGAAGATTTTGACTGCCGATAAACAAACGGCAAAAGTCTCATCAGGTACGCAGATACCTTATCAAGAGGCGGCCGCCAGTGGGGCAACGACGACTAGCTTTAGAGAGGCTGCTTTAAGTCTTGAGGCCACACCAAATATCACCCCTGACGGCAAAATTGGTCTGCAACTCTTGATTACTAACGGCACGCCGACCATTATTAATAATCAGGTTGCTATCTCTGAGGACTCCATCTCAACCAATGTCATTGTTGAAGATGGACAAACTATTGTATTGGGCGGTGTATTCAAAAACCGTACTAATAATGAGGTAACCAAAGTCCCGTTCTTAGGCGATTTACCTTATATTGGTCGTGCTTTCCGCCGTGATGTACGCAGCAACAATAAAGAAGAGCTACTGATCTTTATTACCACTAGATTAGTCAACGATGGCATAAGCCGTTTAGAATAA
- a CDS encoding pilus assembly protein PilP, with amino-acid sequence MKLKQLDIRQCCTSIKQAPMLTALSIIVLGMTGCSDRVGMAAQAMDNIRNEVSQPIESPPPPQLVEDFVYGANLLRSPFLPPSLVNVQGATTAIDGIRPDVTRVKEPLEQYELAQMTFRGVLVSPEGQQYALIQRPDGSIANVKVGDYIGLNDGRIVEITPTQINLIEIVPDSRAGFVEKPQSLVSPIN; translated from the coding sequence ATGAAACTTAAGCAACTAGATATTAGGCAATGCTGTACTAGTATAAAGCAAGCACCTATGTTGACCGCGCTAAGCATTATAGTGTTAGGGATGACAGGTTGTAGTGACCGTGTCGGTATGGCTGCACAAGCGATGGATAATATCCGTAACGAGGTGTCTCAGCCTATTGAATCGCCACCACCACCGCAGTTGGTTGAGGATTTTGTCTACGGCGCTAACTTGCTACGTAGCCCATTTCTACCCCCAAGCCTAGTTAATGTACAGGGTGCTACTACGGCTATTGATGGTATACGTCCTGATGTCACTCGTGTCAAAGAGCCTTTGGAGCAGTATGAGCTGGCGCAAATGACCTTTCGTGGAGTACTGGTATCTCCTGAGGGTCAGCAGTATGCGCTCATACAGCGTCCTGATGGCTCTATTGCCAACGTTAAAGTTGGGGATTATATTGGCTTGAACGATGGTCGCATTGTTGAGATTACGCCAACCCAGATTAATTTGATTGAAATTGTGCCTGATAGCCGTGCTGGATTTGTTGAAAAACCACAGTCGCTGGTTTCTCCTATAAACTAA